In the Gossypium arboreum isolate Shixiya-1 chromosome 10, ASM2569848v2, whole genome shotgun sequence genome, one interval contains:
- the LOC108463388 gene encoding CASP-like protein 5B2: MALFGSPGRLSGLLLRMGQCFSAAASIGFMVSAHGFFNSTAFCYLIASMGIQVLWSFGLACLDFHALRSKTNLHNPVLVSLFVVGDWVTATLSLAAACSSAGVTVLYSRDLGYCKSPQIPCSHFKASILFAFISWFLLAISSLVTFWLLAAV; this comes from the exons ATGGCCTTGTTTGGTAGTCCAGGGAGGTTAAGTGGACTGTTATTAAGAATGGGGCAGTGTTTTTCTGCAGCTGCTTCAATTGGTTTCATGGTTTCTGCTCATGGCTTTTTTAACTCCACTGCTTTCTG CTATTTGATTGCGTCAATGGGGATTCAAGTTTTATGGAGCTTTGGACTTGCATGTCTCGATTTCCATGCTTTGAGGTCAAAGACAAACCTACACAATCCTGTCTTAGTAAGCTTGTTTGTTGTTGGTGATTGG GTAACAGCCACATTATCACTTGCAGCAGCATGTTCATCTGCAGGTGTAACAGTTCTTTATTCAAGAGACTTAGGTTACTGCAAATCACCACAAATACCATGCTCCCATTTCAAAGCTTCCATTTTATTTGCCTTCATCTCATGGTTCCTCCTTGCCATATCTTCCCTTGTCACATTTTGGCTTTTGGCTGCTGTATAA
- the LOC108463007 gene encoding uncharacterized protein LOC108463007 isoform X1: MALANIAINLASVGSNFPSSIDKLKNSSIKAQINLRVSRNSLVKAVQSSSVESDTGKWARKRRPQNVDGDFFVDHTCIDCDTCRWMAPQVFTRVGEMSVVYKQPTSSEDRLKALQALLSCPTSSIRTEVPPPDILEAQETFPIPVDEKKLPGVYHCGYHSEKSYGAASYLIIHPGGNILVDSPRFTEKLAKEIETMGGVRYLFLTHKDDVADHAKWATRFSCDRILHSEDVEICTADVEMKLEGNGPWSLGDDIMLVLAPGHTEGTVCLLYKPLKILFTGDHLMMTESGLSIAEMYNKYSVPKQVDSVQKLIQFDFDWIIPGHGRRIQFKDVQEKNTILEAFVREKYKQYSSSYK; the protein is encoded by the exons ATGGCTTTAGCAAACATAGCTATCAATCTCGCAAGTGTTGGCTCAAATTTTCCTTCTTCTATTGATAAGCTGAAGAATTCATCAATTAAAGCTCAAATAAACTTAAGGGTCTCGAGAAATTCATTAGTTAAAGCAGTTCAGAGCTCATCTGTGGAATCAGATACTGGAAAATGGGCTAGAAAAAGACGACCCCAGAATGTAGATGGCGACTTCTTTGTAG ATCATACATGCATAGATTGTGATACTTGTCGTTGGATGGCTCCG CAAGTCTTCACAAGAGTTGGTGAAATGTCTGTAGTTTATAAACAGCCAACGTCTAGCGAAGATCGATTAAAGGCTCTCCAG GCCTTGCTTTCCTGTCCAACAAGCTCAATCCGTACCGAAGTACCTCCTCCTGATATCCTAGAAGCTCAAGAGACATTTCCGATTCCAGTAGATGAGAAGAAACTACCT GGTGTTTATCACTGTGGATATCATTCTGAGAAATCATACGGAGCTGCTTCGTACTTGATCATTCACCCTGGTGGAAATATACTTGTAGATAG CCCCAGATTTACAGAGAAACTTGCAAAGGAGATTGAGACAATGGGTGGAGTACGCTATTTGTTCCTAACCCACAA GGATGATGTTGCAGATCATGCAAAGTGGGCAACACGGTTTAGCTGTGATCGAATTCTGCACTCAGAAGAT GTAGAAATTTGTACTGCTGATGTTGAGATGAAGCTAGAAGGGAATGGTCCATGGAGCCTCGGAGATGACATTATGCTTGTACTTGCTCCCGGCCACACAGAA GGTACTGTTTGCTTGCTTTATAAGCCACTGAAGATTCTATTTACGGGTGACCATCTGATGATGACTGAATCTGGACTCAGCATAGCGGAAATGTACAACAAATACTCTG TTCCTAAACAGGTGGATAGTGTTCAAAAGTTGATACAATTCGATTTCGATTGGATTATACCAG GTCATGGTCGGAGAATCCAGTTCAAAGATGTTCAGGAGAAGAACACCATTCTCGAAGCTTTTGTCCGGGAAAAGTATAAACAGTATTCCTCAAGCTACAAATAA
- the LOC108463007 gene encoding uncharacterized protein LOC108463007 isoform X2, with protein MSVVYKQPTSSEDRLKALQALLSCPTSSIRTEVPPPDILEAQETFPIPVDEKKLPGVYHCGYHSEKSYGAASYLIIHPGGNILVDSPRFTEKLAKEIETMGGVRYLFLTHKDDVADHAKWATRFSCDRILHSEDVEICTADVEMKLEGNGPWSLGDDIMLVLAPGHTEGTVCLLYKPLKILFTGDHLMMTESGLSIAEMYNKYSVPKQVDSVQKLIQFDFDWIIPGHGRRIQFKDVQEKNTILEAFVREKYKQYSSSYK; from the exons ATGTCTGTAGTTTATAAACAGCCAACGTCTAGCGAAGATCGATTAAAGGCTCTCCAG GCCTTGCTTTCCTGTCCAACAAGCTCAATCCGTACCGAAGTACCTCCTCCTGATATCCTAGAAGCTCAAGAGACATTTCCGATTCCAGTAGATGAGAAGAAACTACCT GGTGTTTATCACTGTGGATATCATTCTGAGAAATCATACGGAGCTGCTTCGTACTTGATCATTCACCCTGGTGGAAATATACTTGTAGATAG CCCCAGATTTACAGAGAAACTTGCAAAGGAGATTGAGACAATGGGTGGAGTACGCTATTTGTTCCTAACCCACAA GGATGATGTTGCAGATCATGCAAAGTGGGCAACACGGTTTAGCTGTGATCGAATTCTGCACTCAGAAGAT GTAGAAATTTGTACTGCTGATGTTGAGATGAAGCTAGAAGGGAATGGTCCATGGAGCCTCGGAGATGACATTATGCTTGTACTTGCTCCCGGCCACACAGAA GGTACTGTTTGCTTGCTTTATAAGCCACTGAAGATTCTATTTACGGGTGACCATCTGATGATGACTGAATCTGGACTCAGCATAGCGGAAATGTACAACAAATACTCTG TTCCTAAACAGGTGGATAGTGTTCAAAAGTTGATACAATTCGATTTCGATTGGATTATACCAG GTCATGGTCGGAGAATCCAGTTCAAAGATGTTCAGGAGAAGAACACCATTCTCGAAGCTTTTGTCCGGGAAAAGTATAAACAGTATTCCTCAAGCTACAAATAA